DNA sequence from the Flavobacteriales bacterium genome:
CATTGTCCCGTGCGCACGTTGAATTCCCAGCCGTGCCACGGGCATTCGACGACCTCTCCGTCCAGCGTCCCTTCTCCGAGCGGGCCTCCCGCGTGGGGGCACGTATTATCCAAGGCCAGAATGTTTCCATCCACGTTGAATAATGCCACGCCGGGAGCGTCGTCGACTTCAACCGACAGGCACGTTCCGGGTTCGAGGTCTTCCAGTTTGGCAACGTCGCGATATTGCATAACGGTAAATTTCTGCGAAAGAGTGCGAACATTACCAAGGCCGTTTGTTTTGGCGCAAGCCGTGAACGTGGGCCGTTGTTGCTTCGGTGTCGTTCCTGATGCTATACAAGCGTTCAAACTCCGGGGCAGCCTATGACGCTCTTGTTAAATGCCACATATGAACCCTTGNNNNNNNNNNNNNNNNNNNNNNNNNNNNNNNNNNNNNNNNNNNNNNNNNNNNNNNNNNNNNNNNNNNNNNNNNNNNNNNNNNNNNNNNNNN
Encoded proteins:
- a CDS encoding Rieske 2Fe-2S domain-containing protein, which encodes MQYRDVAKLEDLEPGTCLSVEVDDAPGVALFNVDGNILALDNTCPHAGGPLGEGTLDGEVVECPWHGWEFNVRTGQ